The region TCTAAACCATTTAACGGTTTAACTATTGCAGAACAAACACCGGGAGCCGTTCGCTTAGAGGCACTGCAGAAGTCTCCTGCAGTCTCTAGCTTGCAGGCAAATCGGAATTTAGGTCGTTAAGAATTAGCCATGAAGAGGTCAAAGAGATGAAGAGGTAAAGGGGTGAGGGGGTTAAAGAAATGAGGGGGGATACTTACTAACGCAGCAGCCAGCAGGTAAACGTATACTTACAGCCTTTGAGTACAGGTAGTGCCTGGTAAGGATGGGTATAGCACGCAGGAAAGCAAACTACCCCCCCTGTGGCAGGTTTAATTTTGGTGGATTGGCGATCGAATAGGAGAGCGCCCCCCTCAAACTCATCATTTAGGTAACCAATCAGGCTAACATCCCGCGCGGGGATGCCCTGAGCTAATTCGGCATAGCGGTTAGCCAAGATTAATCCATCGGCATGGCGCTTGTGATTTTGTCCTGGTTTGAACCGCTCGATAGAATACATTTCGATATGGGAAAAGGTCACATCATACCGCTTAGATAGTAAGTTACGCGCGATCGCCAGCCTCCCGATCAGTAGTTGATTCATCGATTCCAGCAAGGATGTGGGATGATTGAGCGGCAAGACCTCATTGCTGCGCAACTCTCCCGTAAGACTGGAGCCTGCTGGCGGCGTTAGGAACTCGTAACACTCCGCAATCTGAATCACATGAGCACACAAAGAAGGCTCCAGTAATTGCTCAACGACAAAAATATCTGCCCCATGTTCCCTGAGTGAATATCCCACCAGTGTTTTATCCTGTGTTGCTACTAGATTGATTTTAGAGTTTGTGTTGGTTAGATGCGCTTCATCTAGGATGGAACCATCTAGAATCAACTTCTACAGGTCTGAGCATCCTTGTTTTTTCTCTATCCTTGACCCATGCAATCATCACCTTCTACACCCAGAGCGATGTCTTTTCCACAACCGTTGGATCGACTTGCAATTACCCTGATGATTGTTTTTGCCATCATTATCGGAATTGTGTTGCTAACAGGAAGTCGTATTGCACCCCGAGTGCGTTACTTTACCTGGCAAGACAAACAAGTGGGTGCAGATGATACTGCTTTTGTGCTGTCTTTCAGCCGTCCTATGAACCAGGCAAGTGTTGAGAAGAATCTGAAGATTGAACCGCCGTTGCCCGGAAAAACCAGTTGGGCAGGGAGGCGAATGGCATATACCTTAACGGAACCTGTTCCTTATGGCACGGAGTACAGGGTGCAACTGCGAGATGCAGTAGACTTCTTCAAACAAGATGGTGTTGCTCAAGTTCCGATTCAGGCGTTTGAGGCATCGTTTCGCAGCCGCGATCGCGCCTTTGCTTACATTGGGGTTCAGGGTGAAGAAGAGGGACGCCTTGTCCTGTTTAACCTTACAAAGGGGGAACGGACTATCCTGACTCCGCCTGATCTGGTGGTGAATGACTTTATTCCCTATCCACTGGGCGATCGCATTCTGATTGGTGCGATTCATCGAGCCAGTCAAACTCAAGGACTCCTGGAACAAAAACTGTATCGGGTTTCTACCGGCATTCATCTCAACACGCCCGAACAACTTGATCTGCAAGGAAACACCAATCCTTTGAAGACTCCAAACTCTCAACCTGCTGGAAAGCTGGAGTTAATCCTTGATAGTGATGAACACCAAAATCTCAAATTTGATTTATCTGCCAATGGGCGAACAATTGTGGTTCAGCGGGTCAATCGTCGTGATCCAGCTGATTTTGGTCCCTGGATTTTGAAAGAAGGGGAAGCACCCCAACCGCTTAGAGGGCAGCCTGGCGGCGACTTTCTGATCACACCAGACAGCGACTCACTGGCGATCTCTCAAGGTCAGGGACTGGCGATTCTGCCGCTCTACCCAGATGCCAAACCGCTGGATTTTTTGCCTAAATTTGGTGTAGTACTGAACTTTACCAGTGATGGTGCGCTAGCAGCGATGGTGAAATTTAACGGCGATCGCAGCCGCTCTCTCTTCTTAGTCAGCAATCAGGGTACTCAAAAAGAACTCCTGCGAACCACTGGCTCTATCTTCTCCGCCCAATTCGACCCTACCAAACAAGTCCTGTATTGCTTGTTATCAGAATTGATTCCGGGGGAAACCTACCAAGAGAAGCCATTTTTAGCTGCGATTGATTTGAAAACCAGCAAACTCACGCCACTGCTCCCTCTCCCCAATCAACGAGATGTGCAGGTCAGCCTTTCTCCTGATGGGCTAGCAATCTTGTATGACCAGACTCTGGAAACCACGGACCCCAACTCCAACCTGCCGCAAAATCGAGGGGGGAAAGCGATCGCGGATAGCCGTCTTTGGATTCTTCCCCTCAACCCTGCCGATTTTTCTACCATTCAACCCGAACCCCTACCCATCCCAGGACTACGCCCCCGCTGGCTTCCTTAACCTGGTTTATTACTCTTTAGCCGAATCTCTCCCTGCTCCACACCCCATTTCCTCTTTCCCCTTCATCTCCCATCCCCAATGCACCCTCAGGATCTGCTAGAGCAATATCGTCAAGGAGAACGAGATTTTTCCCATAGTGATTTGAGTGGAGCCAATTTAAGCGGATTTAACCTGCGAGGTGCCAACTTTACCGAAGCCAACCTGACTGAGGCAAATTTAAGTTGGGCATTCTTGAACCAGGCAATCTTGACAGGTGCCAACTTACGGCGAGCTGATTTACGCAATGCTTCTCTCAGCGGTGCTGACTTAAACCATGCGATTTTGCATGGTGCCAATCTCAGCAAAATTGATCTGCGGCTGGCACAACTTCAGCAAGCAAACCTCAACTGGGCAACTCTGCAAGATGCCGATATGGGGGGGGCCAATCTAGCCTTTGCCAAACTGGATCAGGTTAATCTGGAACGGGCAAAACTTAACAGTGCCCAGCTAAAAGGGGCAGAGTTGATGGAAGCAAATCTGCGACGGGCAAACCTGGCAGGTGCCAACCTGGATCAGGCCAATTTGCGTGAAGCTCAATTGGATGAGGCTAATCTGCGAGAAGCTACGCTGGTCGGAACCAATTTAAATGAAGCCAGTTTGATTGGTGCCTATTTACGGCAAGCAAATCTCACTGAGGCAGATTTGCATCGGGTAGTGCTGTCGAGTGCTGATTTGAGTGAGGCAATTCTTGCGAATGCAGACTTGAGCCGGGCAAACTTGGCAGGTGCTTATTTGTTGAAAGCCAGTTTCCACAAAGCCCATTTACTCCGGGCAGATTTGCAGGATGTGTATTTGCTAAGGGCAGACTTAAGCGAAGCGAATTTGCGGGGGGCAAATTTGCAGCGGGCAGATTTAAGTGGGGCGTACTTGAACCACACAATTTTGAGTGAAGCTGATTTGAGTGAGGCGTATTTGCTACAAAGCCATCTGATTCATACCAATCTGGATGGTGCCCAGTTGACGGCTTGCTGTATTTACAACTGGCAAATTGAACATCTGGATTTTTCTAAGGTGCAGTGCCGCTATGTGTATACACAGTTCAACCAAGCTGAGAAAAAGCCCACGGAGCGCTTTCCCAGCGGACGGGAATTTGAGCCAGGAGAGTTTGGGAAACACTACCAGAGCGATCGCGCTGCTGCGATTGAGCTCTATTTCACAGAACCCGTGCATTGGGAAGGGCTAATGTTTACGCTGGCACAGATAGAGTCCGAGGAAAAAACCCTGAGCTTTACTATTCAAGCCTTTGAAAACACTGATGAAAACTA is a window of Leptolyngbyaceae cyanobacterium JSC-12 DNA encoding:
- a CDS encoding hypothetical protein (IMG reference gene:2510095403), which encodes MGYSLREHGADIFVVEQLLEPSLCAHVIQIAECYEFLTPPAGSSLTGELRSNEVLPLNHPTSLLESMNQLLIGRLAIARNLLSKRYDVTFSHIEMYSIERFKPGQNHKRHADGLILANRYAELAQGIPARDVSLIGYLNDEFEGGALLFDRQSTKIKPATGGVVCFPACYTHPYQALPVLKGCKYTFTCWLLR
- a CDS encoding hypothetical protein (IMG reference gene:2510095404) codes for the protein MSFPQPLDRLAITLMIVFAIIIGIVLLTGSRIAPRVRYFTWQDKQVGADDTAFVLSFSRPMNQASVEKNLKIEPPLPGKTSWAGRRMAYTLTEPVPYGTEYRVQLRDAVDFFKQDGVAQVPIQAFEASFRSRDRAFAYIGVQGEEEGRLVLFNLTKGERTILTPPDLVVNDFIPYPLGDRILIGAIHRASQTQGLLEQKLYRVSTGIHLNTPEQLDLQGNTNPLKTPNSQPAGKLELILDSDEHQNLKFDLSANGRTIVVQRVNRRDPADFGPWILKEGEAPQPLRGQPGGDFLITPDSDSLAISQGQGLAILPLYPDAKPLDFLPKFGVVLNFTSDGALAAMVKFNGDRSRSLFLVSNQGTQKELLRTTGSIFSAQFDPTKQVLYCLLSELIPGETYQEKPFLAAIDLKTSKLTPLLPLPNQRDVQVSLSPDGLAILYDQTLETTDPNSNLPQNRGGKAIADSRLWILPLNPADFSTIQPEPLPIPGLRPRWLP
- a CDS encoding putative low-complexity protein (IMG reference gene:2510095405~PFAM: Pentapeptide repeats (8 copies)) produces the protein MHPQDLLEQYRQGERDFSHSDLSGANLSGFNLRGANFTEANLTEANLSWAFLNQAILTGANLRRADLRNASLSGADLNHAILHGANLSKIDLRLAQLQQANLNWATLQDADMGGANLAFAKLDQVNLERAKLNSAQLKGAELMEANLRRANLAGANLDQANLREAQLDEANLREATLVGTNLNEASLIGAYLRQANLTEADLHRVVLSSADLSEAILANADLSRANLAGAYLLKASFHKAHLLRADLQDVYLLRADLSEANLRGANLQRADLSGAYLNHTILSEADLSEAYLLQSHLIHTNLDGAQLTACCIYNWQIEHLDFSKVQCRYVYTQFNQAEKKPTERFPSGREFEPGEFGKHYQSDRAAAIELYFTEPVHWEGLMFTLAQIESEEKTLSFTIQAFENTDENYLVKLVANQALNAKQMTRRIFQIYPQMKQRFLARRTEILGLLDISLPVSLQPAPSEAAKLAAPSAPEPVPERRSQLYQEVVRQIQHILVTQTPEQIVESVQRLLDYLKREGIATDEIQRKVIGQAIVQRARRDRGFREHLLQWKATAPKTVWNSTVGQAIQLAITALKS